The following proteins are co-located in the Pseudomonas fluorescens genome:
- the murJ gene encoding murein biosynthesis integral membrane protein MurJ has product MLGSAVWLTLATLLGLCLGFAREWLLVAAWGAGERSDAFLIALFLPEALRMSLAGGVLSAAALPLYLQRKDAERLDWLAVLFPALVLIALVTSLLLTLLAPWLVQLLGPGLAASATALAASNLQIVAWCVPGLMLHALFSIPLQASERFVLAGLGSLLFNLPPVTYLALAGTATQPHALALACLAGSLLMPLALLPSIWRQGWRPWHWQLAFTPLRELGQRIGPLLLSNGASQGLALIERLVASLLGEGAVTWVNLARKLMNLPLIALMSLNQVLLGMMSRRQGDERLALLKRGLETASVLTLPAGVGLVAAAPSLVALLLPKQSADSPLPLLLAWFAVPLVFGAWNALLARYAYAAGDTRQPLRCELLGSLVNVLLLGALPFVFGLAGIPLAALAGVICTALLLMQRQSLLGALPWARQWLLSAGLMGLAALGLFRIQGVWLQLGLSTLAGAVVLLSMGLWLKPWRKA; this is encoded by the coding sequence ATGCTCGGTTCTGCCGTCTGGCTGACGCTTGCGACCTTGCTTGGCCTGTGCCTTGGGTTTGCCCGCGAGTGGTTGCTGGTGGCCGCCTGGGGCGCGGGCGAACGCAGCGACGCGTTCCTGATCGCGCTGTTTTTGCCTGAGGCGTTGCGCATGTCGCTGGCCGGTGGCGTATTGAGCGCCGCCGCGCTGCCGCTGTACCTGCAACGCAAGGACGCTGAACGCCTGGATTGGCTGGCGGTGCTGTTCCCGGCACTGGTGCTGATCGCGCTGGTCACCAGCCTGTTGCTCACACTGTTGGCGCCGTGGCTGGTGCAGTTACTGGGGCCGGGGCTGGCGGCCAGCGCAACGGCGCTTGCCGCCAGCAACCTGCAGATTGTGGCCTGGTGCGTGCCGGGGTTGATGCTGCATGCGCTGTTCAGTATTCCGTTGCAGGCCAGTGAGCGATTTGTGCTGGCGGGCCTGGGTTCGCTGCTGTTCAACCTGCCGCCGGTGACATACCTCGCCCTGGCGGGCACCGCGACGCAACCGCACGCCCTCGCGCTGGCGTGCCTGGCCGGCAGCCTGTTGATGCCACTGGCACTGCTGCCGTCGATCTGGCGTCAGGGCTGGCGGCCGTGGCACTGGCAGTTGGCGTTCACGCCGTTGCGCGAGCTCGGTCAACGCATCGGGCCGCTGCTGCTCAGCAATGGTGCCAGCCAGGGGTTGGCGCTGATCGAACGCCTGGTGGCGTCGTTGCTCGGCGAAGGCGCCGTCACCTGGGTCAACCTCGCCCGCAAACTGATGAACCTGCCGCTGATTGCGCTGATGAGCCTCAACCAAGTGTTGCTGGGCATGATGAGCCGACGCCAGGGCGATGAGCGCCTGGCCTTGCTCAAACGCGGCCTGGAAACCGCCAGCGTGCTCACGTTGCCGGCCGGCGTCGGCCTGGTGGCCGCAGCCCCCAGCCTGGTGGCGTTGTTGCTGCCCAAGCAATCGGCCGACTCGCCCTTGCCCCTGCTGCTGGCCTGGTTTGCCGTGCCGCTGGTATTTGGCGCGTGGAACGCGCTACTGGCGCGGTATGCCTATGCCGCCGGTGATACACGCCAACCGTTGCGTTGCGAGTTACTCGGTAGCCTGGTCAATGTGCTGTTGCTCGGGGCCCTGCCCTTCGTGTTTGGCCTGGCGGGTATTCCATTGGCCGCATTGGCAGGTGTGATTTGCACCGCATTGCTGCTGATGCAGCGCCAGTCGTTGCTCGGCGCCCTGCCCTGGGCGCGGCAATGGCTGCTCAGCGCGGGGTTGATGGGCCTGGCGGCGCTGGG
- a CDS encoding O-antigen ligase family protein, which translates to MRLSLASLVAILFGLLFGALALMLSPAKAFLAVIGLAAAVTILRFPFWGLLLFAGVATFMPYSTLNLGIRSTVSEAVLALTWGAVVWHSFLSRVPETPRLSRRPTDQALLWLMLFSVFPFIVGQVSIHADTSGTANWLRWLLNLSGVFLCAKLLTGYKQRESLVIALLLGTLAMLVLSIAVFVRTRSGAGIAPILAVFNYGNFDMLKFGLEAMASRMGSPWMHPNAIGGIMALLLPLAFCYGMTEQGWKRALGLGVACLGAAALLLASSRGAMVSLALVLMWMATRRVPYTGRLLMIGAALTVALVIAYPPLQDRLATIFSSSNASTEVRVDEYRMFPQAVAAYPFGIGFKVDPPVPGTLLLGISNLWLNLIYKIGIVGMLLFVAVTVRWWREARPEKGPIRLTKDNALWLGSTAGILSALVSGLFDHYFSFAVVMVALFWLMVGLNVLEARRLFPARLPQLKTVVYRKPILDGARP; encoded by the coding sequence ATGAGACTCTCCCTGGCAAGCCTCGTCGCCATCCTCTTCGGCCTGCTGTTTGGCGCACTCGCGTTGATGCTGTCGCCGGCCAAAGCGTTCCTCGCCGTGATCGGCCTGGCGGCGGCGGTCACCATCCTGCGCTTCCCGTTCTGGGGTTTGTTGCTGTTCGCCGGGGTCGCGACCTTTATGCCGTATTCGACCCTCAACCTGGGCATTCGCAGTACGGTGAGCGAAGCCGTCCTCGCGCTGACCTGGGGCGCGGTGGTGTGGCACAGTTTTCTGTCGCGCGTGCCTGAGACACCCAGGCTGTCACGGCGCCCCACCGACCAGGCACTGTTGTGGCTGATGCTGTTCAGCGTGTTCCCGTTTATCGTCGGCCAGGTCAGCATCCACGCCGACACCAGCGGCACGGCCAACTGGCTGCGCTGGTTGCTGAACCTCTCGGGCGTGTTCCTCTGCGCCAAGTTGCTGACCGGCTACAAGCAGCGCGAATCGCTGGTCATCGCCCTGCTGCTGGGCACGCTGGCGATGCTGGTGCTGTCGATTGCAGTGTTTGTGCGTACCCGCTCGGGAGCGGGCATTGCGCCGATCCTGGCGGTGTTCAATTACGGCAACTTCGACATGTTGAAATTCGGCCTGGAGGCGATGGCATCGCGGATGGGCTCGCCGTGGATGCACCCGAATGCCATCGGCGGGATCATGGCGCTGCTGCTGCCCCTGGCGTTCTGCTACGGCATGACCGAACAAGGCTGGAAACGCGCGCTGGGCCTGGGCGTGGCGTGCCTGGGCGCTGCGGCCTTGCTGCTGGCCAGTAGCCGTGGTGCGATGGTCAGCCTGGCGCTGGTGCTGATGTGGATGGCGACGCGCCGCGTGCCGTACACCGGGCGCCTGTTGATGATCGGCGCCGCCCTGACGGTGGCACTGGTGATCGCTTACCCACCGTTGCAGGACCGCCTGGCGACGATTTTTTCCTCAAGCAACGCCAGTACCGAAGTGCGCGTCGATGAATACCGCATGTTCCCGCAGGCGGTGGCGGCGTATCCGTTCGGCATTGGCTTCAAGGTCGACCCTCCGGTGCCGGGCACTTTGTTGCTGGGGATCTCCAACCTGTGGCTGAACCTCATCTACAAGATCGGTATTGTCGGCATGCTGCTGTTTGTCGCCGTCACCGTGCGCTGGTGGCGTGAGGCGCGCCCGGAAAAAGGCCCTATTCGCCTGACCAAGGACAACGCGTTGTGGCTGGGCAGCACGGCCGGGATTCTCTCGGCGCTGGTCAGCGGTTTGTTTGACCACTACTTCAGCTTCGCGGTGGTGATGGTGGCGCTGTTCTGGCTGATGGTGGGCCTCAACGTGCTGGAGGCACGCCGACTGTTTCCGGCACGCCTGCCACAGCTCAAGACCGTGGTGTATCGCAAACCGATCCTTGACGGCGCGCGGCCTTAG
- a CDS encoding glycosyltransferase family 4 protein: protein MRIGLDYRTVGTSPQSGISRQVYALENALRALPDVELERFTVAPLGDETRLQAHCPAWGCAKTAMHQPQNRLRFEAGFLPRALREQHIDLYISTFNMGLPLPPKPKGLRTVVLLHDLFQITLNNYHANRLKALIYKTSDRLSIAYAVRSADRVWTPSQYSADETARLFPKAAGKIRVLPNQVEGFVDLAADLSARQLPEHYWLLVGTRELRKNVPFLVDAWQQARRLSPRVPELVLVGSLDHLPEAQRSLPGIRALSGVSDAQLHGLYRKASRLWQPSYAEGFGLPVIEALSVGTPVAVASGTSLDEITPPSAPRFSPSDGPALVQLMVELVGRATEDSPEQRKLWAQRFNQQAYSRRLAELIEELK, encoded by the coding sequence ATGCGTATAGGCCTGGATTACCGCACCGTCGGCACCTCGCCGCAATCCGGGATCAGTCGCCAGGTGTACGCGCTGGAAAATGCCCTGCGCGCGCTGCCGGATGTCGAGCTGGAACGGTTTACGGTGGCCCCGCTGGGCGATGAAACCCGCCTGCAGGCCCACTGCCCGGCCTGGGGCTGCGCGAAGACAGCCATGCACCAGCCGCAGAATCGCCTGCGCTTCGAGGCTGGTTTTCTACCACGCGCGTTACGTGAGCAGCACATCGACCTGTACATCAGCACGTTCAATATGGGCCTGCCGCTGCCTCCCAAGCCGAAGGGTCTGCGCACCGTGGTGCTGTTGCATGACCTGTTCCAGATCACCCTTAACAACTACCACGCCAACCGTTTGAAGGCACTGATCTACAAGACCAGCGATCGACTCTCGATCGCCTATGCGGTGCGCAGCGCCGATCGGGTGTGGACGCCCTCGCAGTACAGCGCCGATGAAACCGCGCGGCTGTTCCCCAAGGCGGCGGGCAAAATTCGCGTATTGCCCAATCAAGTGGAGGGTTTTGTCGACCTGGCTGCGGACCTGTCGGCACGCCAGTTGCCGGAACATTACTGGCTGCTGGTCGGCACCCGCGAGTTGCGCAAGAACGTGCCGTTTCTGGTCGACGCCTGGCAACAGGCGCGGCGCCTGTCTCCTCGCGTACCCGAGCTGGTGCTGGTAGGCAGCCTCGATCACCTGCCCGAAGCCCAGCGCAGCCTGCCGGGTATTCGCGCCCTGAGCGGGGTGTCAGATGCGCAACTGCATGGGCTGTACCGCAAGGCGTCGCGCCTGTGGCAGCCGTCCTATGCCGAAGGTTTTGGCTTGCCGGTGATTGAAGCCCTCAGTGTCGGCACACCGGTAGCGGTCGCCAGCGGCACGTCGCTGGATGAGATCACGCCGCCTTCGGCCCCGCGCTTTTCGCCCAGCGACGGCCCCGCGCTGGTGCAATTGATGGTCGAACTGGTGGGTCGTGCCACCGAAGATTCCCCCGAACAACGCAAGCTGTGGGCACAACGTTTCAACCAACAGGCTTACAGTCGACGCCTGGCCGAACTGATCGAGGAATTGAAATGA
- a CDS encoding glycosyltransferase family 4 protein, which produces MRILWILPYSPWPATSGGKTRQFHLLRSLAARGHRITLLLHDKHPVSLTDRHVLEAFLEQLIVLPRRPLRSVKTLVAGLFAPYPLLASVNGLSGALQDTFNQLLKEHWDVVQIEHTYAFQPYEDALARTSQPFVLTEHNVESALGAATYDRLPRWALPFIRYDQWRYARWEHRVMRQAAQVVAVTESDAQVLARIAGKPVPVVVNGVDCDHFAAAHPDPSTRRVLFLGNYEYAPNVDAIEWALDEILPKVWERCPDARMSVCGFGMPDSWRERWKDPRIEWQGFVPNLLSLQSSCSVFLAPLRHGGGSKLKVLEALAAGLPLASTEQGVSGLDLVEGLDYLGGQTADSLADAVVRLLQSPDAATPMGEAGRAYVRRAHDWSVAASQLEQVYASLSPLSQKAPACV; this is translated from the coding sequence ATGCGCATTTTATGGATCCTGCCCTACTCGCCCTGGCCCGCCACAAGCGGCGGCAAGACGCGCCAGTTCCACCTGCTGCGCAGCCTGGCTGCACGTGGGCATCGGATCACCTTGCTGCTGCATGACAAGCACCCGGTGTCGCTGACCGACCGCCACGTACTCGAAGCGTTCCTGGAGCAACTGATCGTACTGCCACGCCGCCCGCTGCGCAGCGTGAAAACCCTGGTGGCCGGGCTGTTTGCGCCCTACCCGCTGCTGGCCAGCGTGAATGGTTTGTCGGGCGCGCTGCAAGACACCTTCAATCAATTGCTCAAAGAGCACTGGGACGTGGTGCAGATCGAGCACACCTACGCCTTCCAGCCCTATGAAGACGCCCTGGCACGCACATCCCAGCCTTTCGTGCTGACAGAGCACAACGTTGAGTCGGCGCTGGGCGCGGCCACTTACGATCGCCTGCCGCGCTGGGCGCTGCCGTTCATTCGCTACGATCAATGGCGCTACGCGCGCTGGGAACACCGCGTGATGCGCCAGGCAGCGCAGGTGGTGGCGGTCACCGAAAGCGATGCACAGGTGCTGGCCAGGATTGCCGGCAAACCGGTGCCGGTGGTGGTCAACGGCGTGGACTGTGATCACTTTGCTGCGGCTCACCCCGACCCATCGACGCGCCGCGTGTTGTTCCTCGGCAACTATGAATACGCGCCCAATGTGGACGCCATCGAATGGGCCCTGGATGAAATCCTGCCCAAGGTCTGGGAACGCTGCCCGGATGCACGCATGAGTGTGTGCGGTTTCGGCATGCCCGACAGCTGGCGTGAACGCTGGAAGGACCCGCGCATTGAGTGGCAAGGGTTTGTGCCGAACCTGTTGAGCCTGCAGTCGAGCTGTTCGGTGTTTCTGGCGCCCTTGCGCCATGGCGGCGGTTCCAAATTGAAAGTGCTGGAAGCGCTGGCCGCCGGGTTGCCGTTGGCGAGCACCGAACAAGGCGTGTCGGGCCTGGATCTGGTGGAGGGCCTGGATTACCTCGGCGGGCAAACCGCCGACAGCCTGGCGGACGCGGTGGTGCGCCTGCTGCAATCTCCCGACGCCGCCACGCCGATGGGTGAAGCGGGCCGCGCGTATGTGCGCCGGGCCCATGACTGGAGCGTCGCCGCCAGCCAACTGGAGCAGGTGTACGCAAGCCTGTCGCCGCTCAGCCAAAAGGCACCCGCATGCGTATAG
- a CDS encoding cellulase family glycosylhydrolase, giving the protein MVRKRTYLATLAVIAALGLTAFMWGRQADAENHVLKGNKVVVWKDFLGVNAQFLWFSPTLYQLQIDRLKALGLQWVRLDLHWDQLEPAAGQYQIATLDQLVGKLQDNQLKSVFYLVGSAPFITTAPAGAPYQDQYPPKDPNVFANRMALLSQRYPSVDAWQVWNEPNLLGFWRPAADPAGYASLLTATAAALRTVDANKPVVAAGMAFFSEMPNGQTMLAALGALGVTGLNTVISYHPYTQLPEGNDPANLDFIAKTTALNQTLRASGVKTLWSTEWGWSNYPGPKEAQDLITLQGQADYVVRRVALMSAMDFDKIFLFTLSDLDQRASVRDQSYGLLDIDANPKPVYTALKNFLDVSGPQLTPGDPPTADQLPDGLFSIGWTRADGHKLWFFWSAQGGNAHLPNLTSATLYDPLRGTQTPVSGTNGLTVAVKSNLQILLWD; this is encoded by the coding sequence ATGGTGCGTAAACGGACTTATCTCGCCACCCTTGCGGTGATTGCCGCGCTCGGCCTGACGGCCTTCATGTGGGGGCGCCAGGCTGACGCCGAGAACCATGTACTCAAGGGCAACAAAGTGGTGGTGTGGAAGGACTTCCTGGGCGTGAACGCGCAGTTCCTGTGGTTCAGCCCCACGCTGTATCAGTTGCAGATCGACCGCCTCAAGGCCTTGGGCCTGCAATGGGTACGCCTGGATTTGCATTGGGATCAATTGGAACCCGCCGCAGGCCAGTATCAGATCGCAACCCTTGATCAGTTGGTGGGCAAGCTGCAAGACAATCAGCTCAAATCGGTGTTCTACCTGGTGGGCTCGGCGCCCTTCATCACCACCGCACCGGCCGGCGCGCCGTATCAGGACCAGTATCCGCCCAAGGACCCGAACGTCTTCGCCAACCGCATGGCACTGCTCTCGCAACGCTACCCCAGCGTGGATGCCTGGCAAGTCTGGAATGAGCCCAACCTGCTCGGGTTTTGGCGCCCGGCAGCTGACCCGGCAGGCTACGCCAGCCTGTTGACCGCCACCGCTGCCGCATTGCGCACTGTGGATGCCAACAAACCCGTGGTGGCTGCCGGCATGGCGTTCTTCAGCGAAATGCCCAACGGCCAAACCATGCTCGCCGCCCTCGGCGCACTGGGTGTGACCGGCTTGAACACGGTGATTTCCTATCACCCCTACACCCAGTTGCCCGAAGGCAACGACCCGGCAAACCTGGACTTTATCGCCAAGACCACCGCGCTCAACCAGACCCTGCGCGCCAGCGGTGTAAAAACCCTGTGGAGCACCGAATGGGGCTGGTCGAACTACCCTGGGCCGAAAGAAGCCCAGGACCTCATAACCTTGCAGGGCCAGGCCGATTACGTGGTGCGCCGGGTAGCGCTGATGAGCGCGATGGATTTCGACAAGATCTTCCTGTTCACCCTGAGCGACCTGGATCAACGCGCCAGCGTGCGCGACCAGTCTTATGGCTTACTCGACATCGACGCCAACCCCAAGCCGGTCTACACCGCCTTGAAGAATTTCCTCGACGTGAGTGGGCCACAACTCACCCCCGGCGACCCGCCCACTGCCGACCAATTGCCCGACGGCCTGTTCAGCATCGGCTGGACCCGCGCCGACGGTCACAAACTATGGTTTTTCTGGTCGGCCCAAGGCGGTAACGCGCACTTGCCCAACCTCACCAGCGCCACCCTGTACGACCCGTTGCGCGGCACGCAAACGCCGGTGAGTGGCACAAATGGGCTGACCGTTGCGGTCAAGTCGAACCTGCAAATTCTGTTATGGGATTAA